TAGTTCCCTGCCCGTAGGTTCTACCGTCGGCGTGGTGTTTCACATCCCACTTGTCACGAATAAGACCAGATTGGCGGAACAGTCGATCCATTCGATTCGCATCCTTGCCCGTCCAGAACGCCAGCATATTGCACAAGGATTGATCGGCGCTGCTCCAGTCCTCGCCATGATCGCCAGACCACAGCGCCGAGAATGTTCCACCATTTCGAGCGGAACACGCCTTTTCAATCAACGCCGCATCATCCAGCATCAATGGAGTTGTCGCAGCCTTTCGGGTTTCTTTGTTCTCCTCTCCTGTGAGAGTATCCTTTGATTCTGTTTTTTCCATGAATTGTTCATGGAGCCAGTCAAGAGCGGATTGTGCTTCAATAATCTCATTAATCTTTCCATATTGATGACCGGTTACCGTGAGGTATCGCGGGCTTTCGGCATCATAAATTTCGATATCCTTGATATTGGTTCCCTTTCCACAACGTTGCGCCTGACCGTATACAAAAATACGATAGCCATGACCGCCTGGGGATAGTTCGATGTAGGAATGTTTGAACTTGTCGAGTATTTTATTTGCCCATTGGGTAATGATTTTAGTTTCGGGGTTTACGCAATGGTCAAGGTCAATTCCAACCAGTCCATCACCTTTTTTGAAGGCAAAACCAACACCGTCATATCCGTCGCGTTGATAAGCGATAATGGCATTTTCAAAGGTAGTCCAGGTGGATGGGTTATTGCTTTTTCCCTTTCGTCCGGTTATGGCGTTGTATGGCGGCTTTGTCCACTTGCTTCCGTCGCGTAATTCGTATTTCCACACGAGCCATTGCTTCATTTCTTTTAGAGCGTTTGGAATTGCGGATTGAATTACTGGTAGTGGCGTTGGTTTATTATGCGTTAAATTATTTTGTGTGTTATTTATCCAAGGTTGTAAAAGTGGATTTACAACCTCGGGGACAGGTTGTAAATTTTTTACAACCTCGGGGACAGGTTGTAAAAGTGGATTTACAACCTCGGGGACAGGTTGTAAATTTTTTACAACCTCGGGGACAGGTTGTAAAAGTGGATTTACAACCTCGGGAACAGGTTGTAAAAGTGGATTTACAACATTTTCATCCTCTGGCTTGTCACCGTAAAAATCTTTTAAGCGTTGTGTGGCTTTTACCTCATCCCAAGTACGGCCAATTGAAAGGGTTTCAGTTTTTCCATTAATCTTTTTAACCAGTTGGACGTATCCCTTGCTGGTTATACGCACAGTCCAACCAAGGAATGATGCAGGTGGCGTAACAGATTGATTGGTCATGACACAAATTTCCGTGTCAAACGTTCATATGCTTCATCATCACGCCATAAGATTGACATTTGTGTACACTATAATATTGTAGGTAAGGGTACAGTGTAGTAACTTTTTTAGTTACTTGTCAAACAGGAGTAACAAAAATGATTACAGCAGGTGAAAGATTAAAAGAAGAGCGTATTCGTTTAGGTTTTACTCAAGCTAGTTTTGGCGCTTTGGCTGGTGTTCAAAAAATGACTCAAAGTAGGTATGAAAGTGGTAATACTTCTCCAAATGTTGATTATTTTGAATGTATTGCTAAATATGGTGTTGATATAACATATATTTTGACTGGTAGTAGAATTGCTGGAATAGTATTGCCGGAAGAAGTTGAGGTATTGAAGCCTGATGAACGTGAGATTCTTTCGTATTATCGAAAAAGTCCGGTGAGTATTCGTAGTAATATAAAAGCAATAATTATAGCATTTGCTCAACAATTAAATAATGTAGAATCTATTGATGAATTATCTGCGAAGTTTAAGAATTCCAATGTTAAATTAAAAAACCAGAGGAAGGGACAAACTGGAAACGTTCGTGTTAATTCCATTAATTCTGTTCATTCTGGAGATGTTCATATTGATTCAGGTAATATTAATGTTTATGGTTAGCTGTTTCTAATAATTTTTATCATGATTTTTTTATTTAAGGTGGCATGACGAATCAGGGATAAATCGTTACTCCGATTTCAATTATAGTTGTTTTCATTAATGAATATTCCTTCATGAAACACCGAATAGATCCAAAGATTGATTGCGTTTTCAAGGCGTTGCTCGGGTCGCGGAAAAATCGTAATCTGCTTGCGCATTTTTTGAATGCCATTCTGTCGGGTGATCTGATTGCTCCGATTACTACTGTTGAAATTCTTAATCCATATAATGAAAAGGAATTTCTCGACGATAAACTCAGCATCGTCGATGTCAAGGCCAGGGATGAACGGAAACGGATATATCAGGTTGAAATCCAGA
The Gammaproteobacteria bacterium DNA segment above includes these coding regions:
- a CDS encoding hypothetical protein (Evidence 5 : Unknown function), coding for MITAGERLKEERIRLGFTQASFGALAGVQKMTQSRYESGNTSPNVDYFECIAKYGVDITYILTGSRIAGIVLPEEVEVLKPDEREILSYYRKSPVSIRSNIKAIIIAFAQQLNNVESIDELSAKFKNSNVKLKNQRKGQTGNVRVNSINSVHSGDVHIDSGNINVYG